In a genomic window of Paraburkholderia phenazinium:
- a CDS encoding beta-propeller fold lactonase family protein, with product MPYSPVTFLSRATLAAAAVFSLIGHLNTAYAADRVIVLDSGESELSLIDEATHKVVGTEPTGKEPHHLMITPDGKSLIVADSVSNNLMFIDPHTGEVQRTVDGIEDPYQLGFSPDHKWFVTAALRMDRADIYHYDGTNMTLVKHIPLAKTPSHMTFGSDNRTVFMTLQDSGELAAIDLPTQTVLWKMHVGNEPAGLWMTPGDKYLLVGMTGEDDVAVVDWRKQQIVKKIHTGRGAHNFRNLDDGKHVVVSNRVESTISIIDYTTLTNVGDITGLMPGPDDMELTPDKRYLWVGFRFAKHVGVIDLTTRKLIDTIAVGRSPHGIYFDNRAPVIAPNPD from the coding sequence ATGCCTTACTCGCCGGTTACATTCCTTTCGAGAGCAACCCTGGCCGCCGCGGCCGTCTTCTCCCTGATCGGCCACCTGAACACCGCTTACGCCGCCGACCGCGTCATCGTGCTGGACTCGGGCGAGTCCGAACTCTCGCTGATCGACGAAGCCACCCATAAGGTCGTCGGCACCGAGCCGACCGGCAAAGAGCCGCATCACCTGATGATCACGCCGGATGGCAAGTCGCTAATTGTCGCGGACTCGGTCTCGAACAACCTGATGTTCATCGACCCGCATACGGGCGAAGTGCAGCGCACCGTCGACGGGATTGAAGACCCGTACCAACTCGGTTTCTCGCCGGATCACAAGTGGTTTGTCACCGCGGCGCTGCGTATGGACCGCGCCGACATCTACCACTATGACGGCACCAACATGACGCTCGTCAAGCACATCCCGCTTGCGAAGACGCCCAGCCACATGACGTTCGGCTCCGACAACCGTACCGTGTTCATGACGCTGCAGGACTCCGGCGAGCTCGCCGCGATCGACCTGCCCACCCAGACCGTGCTGTGGAAAATGCACGTAGGCAACGAACCGGCAGGCCTGTGGATGACGCCTGGCGACAAGTACCTGCTGGTCGGCATGACGGGTGAAGACGACGTGGCCGTGGTCGACTGGCGCAAGCAGCAGATCGTCAAGAAGATCCATACGGGCCGCGGCGCGCACAACTTCCGCAATCTCGACGACGGCAAGCATGTGGTGGTCTCGAATCGGGTCGAAAGCACCATCAGCATCATCGACTACACCACGCTCACCAACGTCGGCGACATCACCGGCCTGATGCCCGGACCGGACGACATGGAACTTACTCCGGACAAGCGCTATCTATGGGTGGGGTTCCGCTTTGCGAAGCACGTCGGCGTCATCGACCTGACGACGCGCAAGCTGATCGACACCATTGCGGTGGGCCGTTCGCCGCACGGCATCTATTTCGACAACCGTGCGCCGGTCATTGCGCCGAACCCAGACTAA
- a CDS encoding chemotaxis protein CheX yields MNENKPVSKVLVLEDCPAHVEAIRQFCDENNLIGVKVAKSRLASALRSNFDLGAIFVSGSYGGSSEESAAIARKIHAARPELPIIMRRGTDAGPGDVPAALDAVVCGSYVASDMASLRKLIDEYIFNREYPNALVRGIAELTSAVLASLFSDMDVAVDAPCIVRDRIIFGEVFSLIPLESTWCRGYMMIQAEEEPILDLLNRRETSQGAADFRDLNSLLGELTNLIWGAFKNRYVGDADGLSHSQVQVPLLINHKQKYISFGSESPHLCFTYRLKDEQSGRTVTLHQRFAFSLSWSPEDFQEFEQAAGATIGAGELDLF; encoded by the coding sequence ATGAACGAGAACAAGCCAGTCAGCAAGGTGTTGGTCCTTGAGGATTGTCCGGCGCACGTCGAAGCGATAAGGCAGTTCTGCGACGAGAACAACCTGATTGGCGTGAAGGTGGCCAAAAGCCGGCTCGCGTCGGCATTGCGCTCGAACTTCGATCTGGGGGCGATCTTCGTTTCCGGGAGCTACGGCGGATCGAGCGAAGAGAGCGCCGCGATTGCGCGCAAGATTCACGCGGCGCGGCCTGAGTTGCCGATCATCATGCGACGCGGCACGGACGCTGGGCCCGGCGACGTGCCGGCGGCGCTGGATGCGGTGGTGTGCGGCAGCTACGTGGCGAGCGATATGGCGTCGCTGCGCAAGCTGATCGACGAATATATTTTCAACCGCGAGTATCCGAATGCGCTGGTGCGCGGCATTGCGGAGCTGACGAGTGCGGTGCTGGCGAGTCTCTTCAGCGACATGGACGTCGCGGTGGATGCGCCCTGTATTGTGCGCGACCGCATTATCTTCGGCGAAGTGTTCAGCCTGATTCCGCTGGAGAGCACCTGGTGCCGCGGCTACATGATGATCCAGGCGGAAGAGGAGCCGATTCTCGATCTGCTCAACCGGCGTGAGACGTCCCAGGGTGCGGCCGATTTCCGCGATCTGAACAGTCTGCTCGGCGAGTTGACCAATCTGATCTGGGGCGCCTTCAAGAATCGCTACGTGGGCGACGCGGACGGCTTGTCGCATAGTCAGGTGCAGGTGCCGCTCCTGATCAACCATAAGCAGAAGTACATCTCATTCGGTTCGGAGAGCCCGCATTTGTGCTTTACGTACCGGTTGAAGGATGAGCAGTCGGGGCGCACGGTGACGCTGCATCAGCGTTTTGCCTTCAGCCTGAGCTGGTCGCCGGAAGACTTTCAGGAATTCGAACAAGCTGCCGGCGCGACGATAGGCGCGGGCGAGCTCGATTTATTTTGA
- a CDS encoding PaaI family thioesterase: MIETWLAEEAEVRSRLEAGPGPGLASPGQLAGKTGLEVLQAMLRGEIPYAAIAKTLDFTLMEVSEGVAVFQGTPLAQHLNPLGTIHGGWFATLLDSALGCSVHTMMPPGRGYTTAELSVNYVKALTPRVARVRAQGKVIHCGRQLATAEARLVGPDGTLYAHATTTCLVFEIPQR; the protein is encoded by the coding sequence ATGATCGAGACATGGCTGGCCGAGGAGGCAGAAGTGCGCAGCCGGCTGGAGGCGGGGCCTGGCCCCGGGCTGGCGAGCCCCGGCCAGTTGGCCGGCAAGACGGGGCTTGAAGTCTTGCAGGCCATGCTGCGCGGCGAAATCCCGTATGCCGCGATTGCGAAGACGCTCGACTTCACGCTGATGGAGGTCAGCGAAGGCGTGGCCGTGTTTCAGGGCACCCCGCTCGCGCAGCACCTGAACCCGCTCGGCACGATTCACGGCGGCTGGTTCGCGACGCTGCTCGATTCGGCGCTCGGCTGTTCCGTGCATACCATGATGCCGCCGGGCCGCGGCTACACCACGGCCGAACTCAGCGTGAACTATGTGAAGGCGCTCACGCCCCGCGTGGCGCGCGTGCGCGCGCAGGGCAAGGTGATTCATTGCGGCCGCCAGCTGGCGACTGCCGAGGCTCGTCTCGTCGGCCCCGACGGCACCTTGTATGCCCACGCCACGACCACCTGTCTCGTGTTCGAGATTCCTCAACGATAA
- a CDS encoding methyl-accepting chemotaxis protein, with protein sequence MIQQYLLGALAGGVVTALVALAAHRLASARAMRRLRSEAERQVHTLTQAGDAQSELIGLHEQQTQALEASIAQLRTELTQQSASADEVRAELKAALEGKDQLAHKATQLAAEAARLKGLAGTFERWHEQMISLMTQNQDMHAKNRELSSIVRHVVIVSLNASIEAARAGTAGRGFAVVASEVRALAARSEELSKSYRDSLHRNDLTTTATFQDIQAGGKMITASLSSVESLANQFQSTLH encoded by the coding sequence GTGATTCAACAGTATCTTTTAGGCGCATTGGCAGGCGGCGTCGTCACTGCCCTTGTGGCGCTGGCGGCGCACCGGCTGGCTAGCGCACGGGCAATGCGCCGGCTGCGTTCCGAAGCGGAGCGGCAGGTGCACACGCTGACGCAGGCAGGCGACGCGCAAAGCGAGCTGATCGGTTTGCACGAGCAGCAGACACAGGCGCTGGAAGCCTCGATCGCGCAGTTGCGTACGGAACTGACGCAGCAGTCGGCGAGCGCCGACGAAGTGCGCGCAGAACTGAAGGCGGCCCTGGAGGGTAAGGACCAGCTTGCTCACAAGGCCACTCAACTAGCCGCCGAAGCCGCACGTCTGAAAGGTCTCGCCGGTACGTTCGAGCGCTGGCACGAGCAGATGATTTCGTTGATGACGCAAAACCAGGACATGCACGCGAAGAATCGCGAGCTGTCGTCGATTGTCCGCCATGTGGTCATCGTTTCGCTGAATGCCTCGATCGAAGCGGCGCGCGCCGGCACGGCGGGGCGTGGCTTTGCGGTGGTGGCGAGCGAGGTGCGGGCGCTGGCGGCGCGCTCCGAAGAACTGTCGAAAAGCTACCGCGATAGTCTGCATCGCAACGACCTGACGACCACGGCGACCTTCCAGGACATCCAGGCGGGCGGCAAGATGATTACCGCTTCGCTCTCCAGCGTCGAGTCGTTGGCTAACCAGTTTCAATCCACGCTTCATTAG
- a CDS encoding ATP-binding protein: MTIRHRITLLVILMFVALSAIGGYAVYQTRHSAAEVKQVTEGVVPSALASADLVSQVKDVQLAIMTLVYAPDGNVVAQAQDELKAKKAALQQALALQARDAASQAQKGLVSQAADSIENYFSAIDDTAKMKAAGKNELAQAYLFANVAQYRDELEGIVETLRIEKNREKDEAITTLNGTLSTTTTAIAIVTGIAIILLTSIGSLLYRQITRPLTRMQAMMSEIASSQDFTRRVPVGRMDEIGHSIVAFNGMIEKIQESSLQLKQKTADIQAMLQNMQQGILTVIEGAVIHSEYSAYLEAIFETRDIAGRSLMDLVFADTDLGADVLSQVDAASYACLGEDAINFAFNEHLLVTEISKRMPDGRVKILDLNWSAITDDSDTIVRLMLCVRDVTELRKLAAEAGEQKRRLEMIGEILAVSEEKFHHFIESSAGFINENERIIRQHSQADREAISELFRNMHTIKGNARTYNLQHLTNIVHETEQRYHELRHAEADEVWDQDSLMQELARVRAAVESYATINEVSLGRKGASRRESAERYLMVDIAHIQESLRLIETARSDDLHALQSMRENVRQTLRVLGTETVGEALSGVLESLPSLAQELGKEAPRVRIDDNGYRLRREAGSALKNVFMHLLRNSVDHGLEAADVRSAQGKPAAGAIDIEVGVDEGALQITLSDDGRGLALKRIRGMAIEKGWIEADQHLSDEDIAELIFRPGFSTADQVTEVSGRGVGMDAVRDFLRREHGSIALRFTDHHEGADFRQFQTIVNLPEKLAVDTLGTPARGEADELPLDTLAD; encoded by the coding sequence ATGACTATCCGTCATCGCATCACGCTATTGGTCATCCTGATGTTCGTCGCACTGTCCGCGATTGGCGGCTATGCGGTCTACCAGACCCGGCACAGCGCCGCCGAGGTCAAGCAGGTGACGGAAGGGGTGGTGCCTAGCGCGCTCGCTTCGGCCGATCTGGTTTCGCAGGTCAAGGACGTGCAACTGGCCATCATGACGCTGGTCTACGCGCCGGACGGCAATGTGGTCGCGCAGGCACAGGACGAACTCAAGGCCAAGAAAGCGGCGCTGCAGCAGGCTCTCGCGCTGCAGGCACGTGACGCGGCGAGCCAGGCCCAGAAGGGTCTCGTCTCCCAGGCCGCCGACAGCATCGAAAACTACTTCTCGGCCATCGACGATACGGCCAAGATGAAGGCCGCCGGCAAGAACGAACTGGCGCAAGCGTATCTGTTCGCGAACGTGGCGCAGTATCGCGACGAGCTCGAAGGCATTGTCGAGACGCTGCGTATCGAAAAGAATCGCGAGAAGGATGAGGCGATCACCACGCTGAACGGCACGCTTTCGACCACCACCACCGCGATTGCCATCGTCACCGGTATTGCGATCATCCTGTTGACCTCGATAGGCTCGCTGCTGTACCGCCAGATCACGCGTCCGCTGACCCGCATGCAGGCCATGATGAGCGAGATCGCTTCGAGCCAGGACTTTACGCGCCGGGTGCCGGTGGGCCGGATGGACGAAATCGGCCATTCGATCGTGGCGTTCAACGGCATGATCGAAAAGATTCAGGAAAGCTCGCTCCAGCTCAAGCAGAAGACCGCCGATATTCAGGCGATGTTGCAGAACATGCAGCAGGGTATCCTGACGGTGATCGAAGGCGCGGTGATTCATTCGGAGTACTCGGCGTATCTGGAAGCCATCTTCGAAACCCGTGACATTGCCGGCCGCAGTCTGATGGATCTGGTATTCGCGGATACGGACCTCGGCGCGGACGTGTTGTCGCAAGTCGACGCGGCGAGTTACGCCTGCCTCGGCGAAGACGCCATCAACTTCGCGTTCAACGAGCATCTGCTGGTTACGGAAATCTCCAAACGCATGCCGGACGGCCGCGTGAAGATTCTCGACCTGAACTGGTCGGCGATTACCGACGATAGCGATACGATCGTGCGCCTGATGCTGTGCGTGCGCGACGTGACCGAACTGCGCAAGCTGGCCGCCGAAGCGGGCGAGCAGAAGCGCAGGCTGGAAATGATCGGCGAGATTCTCGCGGTGAGCGAAGAGAAGTTCCACCACTTCATCGAGAGCTCGGCTGGTTTTATCAACGAGAACGAGCGCATCATCCGCCAGCATTCGCAGGCCGACCGCGAAGCGATCTCCGAATTGTTCCGCAACATGCACACCATCAAGGGCAATGCGCGGACCTATAACCTGCAGCACCTGACCAACATCGTGCACGAGACGGAGCAGCGTTACCACGAACTGCGTCACGCGGAAGCCGACGAGGTATGGGACCAGGACAGCCTGATGCAGGAACTGGCGCGCGTGCGTGCCGCAGTGGAAAGCTACGCGACGATCAACGAAGTCAGCCTCGGACGCAAGGGCGCGAGCCGCCGCGAAAGCGCGGAGCGCTACCTGATGGTCGACATCGCGCATATCCAGGAGAGCTTGCGTCTGATCGAAACGGCCAGGTCCGACGATCTGCACGCGCTGCAGTCGATGCGCGAGAACGTGCGGCAAACCTTGCGCGTGCTGGGGACGGAAACGGTGGGCGAAGCGCTGTCCGGTGTACTCGAATCGCTGCCGTCGCTGGCTCAGGAGCTGGGTAAGGAAGCGCCGCGCGTCCGTATCGACGACAACGGTTACCGCCTGCGCCGCGAGGCCGGCAGCGCGTTGAAGAACGTGTTCATGCATCTGCTGCGCAACTCCGTCGACCACGGTCTCGAAGCCGCCGACGTGCGTAGCGCGCAAGGCAAGCCGGCCGCGGGTGCGATCGATATCGAAGTGGGCGTCGACGAAGGCGCGCTGCAGATCACGCTCAGCGACGATGGCCGCGGTCTCGCGCTGAAGCGGATCCGCGGCATGGCGATCGAGAAGGGCTGGATTGAAGCGGACCAGCATCTGAGCGACGAGGATATCGCCGAGCTGATTTTCCGTCCGGGTTTCTCCACGGCCGATCAGGTTACCGAAGTATCGGGGCGCGGTGTGGGCATGGACGCGGTGCGCGATTTCCTCCGGCGTGAGCATGGCAGCATCGCGCTGCGCTTTACCGACCATCACGAGGGCGCGGATTTCCGTCAGTTCCAGACCATCGTGAATCTGCCGGAAAAACTCGCGGTGGACACGCTCGGCACGCCGGCGCGCGGCGAGGCGGACGAGCTGCCGCTCGATACGCTGGCTGATTAA
- a CDS encoding glycosyltransferase family 2 protein gives MPSRGHRVSCIICAYNEAPRIAAVLAVASVHPLLGEVIVVDDGSTDGTADIVRRFPSVRLIECAENGGKSAAMAVGIAAAEHEWLMLLDADLKGLAPDHITALAAPVLSGRADVSMSLRQNSLLIFRFIGLDFVSGERVVRKQLLDEALKEIHGLPRFGIEVFMNRRIIARRLSIAVTHWPHVTQARKTEKLGYWKGVRAEWRMIADLLKVTYPLALISQTLQLFALRVDHPGRARLSVRIRKPRDTAA, from the coding sequence ATGCCATCCAGAGGTCACCGCGTTTCGTGCATCATTTGTGCTTATAACGAGGCCCCGCGTATCGCTGCTGTTCTGGCGGTGGCGTCGGTTCATCCCCTGCTGGGCGAGGTCATTGTCGTGGACGACGGTTCGACCGACGGCACCGCCGACATCGTGCGGCGCTTCCCCTCGGTACGCCTGATCGAATGCGCGGAGAACGGCGGCAAGAGCGCGGCGATGGCCGTTGGCATCGCCGCCGCCGAACACGAATGGCTCATGTTGCTCGACGCCGATCTCAAAGGGCTGGCGCCCGACCACATCACGGCGCTTGCCGCTCCCGTGCTGAGCGGCCGCGCCGACGTCAGCATGAGTCTGCGGCAAAACAGCCTGTTGATTTTCCGCTTTATCGGCCTCGATTTCGTCTCGGGCGAGCGCGTCGTCAGAAAGCAGTTGCTGGACGAAGCGCTCAAGGAGATTCACGGCTTGCCGCGCTTCGGCATCGAGGTGTTCATGAACCGGCGCATCATCGCGCGCCGGCTTTCGATTGCGGTCACGCATTGGCCGCATGTCACGCAAGCCCGCAAGACAGAAAAGCTCGGCTACTGGAAGGGCGTGCGCGCGGAATGGCGCATGATCGCCGACCTGCTGAAGGTCACGTATCCGCTTGCGCTGATTTCGCAGACGCTGCAGCTATTCGCATTGCGGGTCGATCATCCGGGCCGTGCGCGACTCTCGGTACGGATCAGGAAGCCGCGCGATACGGCCGCTTGA
- a CDS encoding arsenate reductase ArsC, giving the protein MSRKCNVLFLCRANSARSVMAEALLRELGAERFEAFSAGIEPAADVHPLTLAQLRPTMGDLGKVRPKSWNVYTTADAPVMNVVIAMCEEAGEAHAPAFPGKPVFCQWNFADPLEAAGDEAEQKRVFEQVFRQILRRISVFVALPLQSMQAGEQRVAVNSMDEHAPPSIASE; this is encoded by the coding sequence ATGAGCCGGAAGTGCAATGTGCTGTTCCTGTGTCGCGCCAATTCGGCGCGCAGCGTCATGGCCGAAGCGTTGCTTCGCGAACTGGGCGCCGAGCGCTTCGAAGCGTTCAGCGCCGGCATTGAACCCGCGGCAGACGTGCACCCGCTCACGCTCGCGCAACTGCGCCCCACCATGGGCGACCTCGGCAAAGTCAGGCCCAAAAGCTGGAACGTCTATACGACGGCGGACGCCCCGGTGATGAATGTGGTGATCGCCATGTGCGAAGAAGCCGGCGAGGCGCACGCGCCGGCTTTCCCGGGCAAGCCGGTTTTTTGCCAGTGGAATTTCGCGGACCCGCTGGAAGCAGCCGGCGACGAGGCCGAACAGAAGCGCGTATTCGAGCAGGTGTTCCGGCAGATCCTGCGCCGCATCAGCGTGTTCGTTGCGCTTCCGCTGCAGTCCATGCAGGCAGGCGAGCAACGTGTCGCGGTCAATTCGATGGACGAACACGCGCCGCCTTCGATCGCAAGCGAGTGA
- a CDS encoding Nramp family divalent metal transporter yields MDERVRDKTAPATVTGRTALAIREVLEGRRRGAAMVLPFAGPAVVVSVAYMDPGNFATNIQAGARYGYALLWVVLLANVVAMLFQALSARLGIVTGRNLAELCRDNFPAPLVYAMWAVSEIAAMATDLAEFLGGAIGLALLFHMPLLAGMIVTAIVTYGLLLFEKAGFRPLELAIGALVGIIGLSYLAELFITPVAWPSVFGHLFTPQLPDADAVTIAVGIIGATVMPHALFLHSGLTQNRTVARNEGERVKLLRFSNIEVVIALSIAGLINMAMVIMASGAFHAGHPEVAEIETAYHTLAPLLGIGAAGIFLLSLIASGISSSVVGTMAGQMIMQGFVGFQIPLWLRRLITMLPSFVVVALGVNATHALVLSQVVLSFALPVPMAALVWFTCREKVMGRYRNGPLMIVAACASAVAVLALNVVLLLQT; encoded by the coding sequence ATGGACGAACGGGTTCGCGACAAAACCGCTCCCGCAACGGTCACAGGGCGTACCGCGCTTGCGATCCGGGAGGTGCTGGAAGGCCGCCGCCGCGGCGCCGCGATGGTGTTGCCGTTCGCGGGACCGGCCGTGGTGGTTTCGGTCGCGTATATGGACCCGGGCAACTTCGCCACCAACATCCAGGCGGGTGCCCGCTACGGCTACGCGCTACTGTGGGTGGTCCTGCTCGCCAATGTGGTGGCGATGCTGTTTCAGGCGCTCTCCGCCAGACTGGGCATCGTCACGGGGCGCAATCTCGCCGAATTGTGCCGCGACAATTTTCCCGCGCCGCTGGTCTACGCGATGTGGGCGGTGAGCGAAATCGCCGCCATGGCCACGGACCTGGCTGAGTTTCTGGGCGGCGCAATCGGCCTCGCGTTGCTGTTTCATATGCCGTTGCTGGCCGGCATGATCGTCACCGCTATCGTCACGTATGGGCTGCTGCTGTTCGAGAAGGCCGGCTTCCGGCCCCTTGAACTGGCCATCGGCGCGCTGGTCGGCATCATCGGCCTCTCATATCTGGCGGAACTCTTCATCACGCCGGTGGCCTGGCCCAGCGTCTTCGGCCATCTCTTCACGCCGCAGTTGCCGGATGCGGACGCGGTGACGATTGCGGTCGGCATCATCGGCGCCACCGTCATGCCGCACGCGCTCTTTCTGCATTCGGGTCTCACGCAAAACCGCACCGTTGCCAGAAACGAAGGCGAGCGGGTCAAGCTGCTGCGGTTCTCCAATATCGAGGTGGTGATCGCCCTCAGCATTGCGGGTCTGATCAATATGGCCATGGTCATCATGGCGTCGGGCGCGTTTCACGCAGGTCACCCGGAAGTGGCCGAAATCGAAACCGCGTATCACACGCTCGCGCCGCTGCTCGGCATCGGCGCGGCGGGGATTTTTCTGCTGTCGCTGATTGCCTCGGGCATTTCGAGTTCCGTGGTCGGGACCATGGCGGGCCAGATGATCATGCAGGGCTTCGTCGGTTTTCAGATTCCGTTGTGGTTGCGACGCCTCATTACGATGCTGCCGTCGTTCGTGGTGGTCGCATTGGGGGTCAATGCGACGCATGCGCTCGTGCTCAGCCAGGTGGTGCTGAGTTTTGCGCTTCCGGTGCCGATGGCGGCTCTGGTATGGTTCACCTGCCGCGAGAAGGTGATGGGTCGGTATCGCAACGGCCCGCTGATGATCGTGGCGGCCTGCGCCTCGGCGGTGGCCGTGCTGGCGTTGAACGTCGTGCTGCTGCTGCAAACCTGA
- a CDS encoding GNAT family N-acetyltransferase yields MKLNSDVITRAATSADVGGVTDVFLRARKELMPFAPLQHTDYAVCCWIADWLIPTGRVTVAVAGQGLIVGMAATSEADGVLWLDQLYVFPSRVGQGIGTRLLSEVLSNAHLPVHLHCFAENIRARAFYERHGFVAIAFGDGSDNQEGCPDVVYALQPREVRTD; encoded by the coding sequence ATGAAGTTGAACTCAGACGTGATCACGCGCGCGGCGACGTCCGCGGATGTCGGGGGTGTCACCGACGTATTTCTCAGGGCCCGCAAGGAATTGATGCCGTTTGCGCCGCTCCAGCACACGGATTACGCCGTGTGCTGCTGGATCGCCGACTGGTTGATCCCAACCGGCCGCGTGACGGTCGCGGTGGCCGGGCAGGGGTTGATCGTCGGCATGGCGGCGACCTCCGAAGCGGACGGTGTGCTGTGGCTCGATCAACTCTATGTTTTCCCCTCCAGGGTGGGCCAAGGTATTGGCACGCGTCTGCTGAGCGAAGTGTTGTCGAACGCGCACTTGCCGGTCCATCTGCATTGTTTCGCGGAGAACATAAGGGCTCGTGCGTTTTACGAGCGGCACGGGTTCGTGGCGATTGCCTTTGGCGACGGCAGCGATAACCAGGAAGGCTGTCCCGACGTGGTGTATGCGTTACAGCCGCGCGAGGTCAGGACCGATTGA
- a CDS encoding response regulator, giving the protein MSKILVVDDSSTVRDEVAGFLRKNGLDVDTAVDGKDGLTKLKGSPGIKLVISDVNMPNMDGLTMVEKIRGELGNSTVNVIMLTTESSPAMKERGKAAGVKGWIVKPFKGEAVLETFRKLAG; this is encoded by the coding sequence ATGTCGAAAATTCTGGTTGTGGATGACTCGAGCACGGTGCGCGACGAAGTGGCCGGCTTCCTGAGAAAGAACGGGCTGGACGTGGATACGGCCGTGGACGGCAAGGACGGCCTCACCAAGCTCAAGGGCAGCCCGGGCATCAAGCTCGTGATCAGCGACGTCAACATGCCGAATATGGACGGCCTGACGATGGTCGAGAAGATCCGCGGCGAACTGGGCAACAGCACGGTCAATGTGATCATGCTGACCACCGAGAGCAGCCCGGCCATGAAGGAACGCGGCAAGGCCGCCGGCGTCAAGGGCTGGATCGTCAAGCCGTTCAAGGGTGAGGCGGTGCTGGAGACGTTCCGCAAGCTGGCGGGCTGA
- a CDS encoding flippase-like domain-containing protein → MTRLPVRHAATLLAVLGVGLAMGAPFILGAHAVLAGLRSVSVQIFAVLAASAALSAAAKAGKLHLMQTALGLKLRFARTFTVTVVTDFAFLVSPLGAAGYGVNMGLLQRAGASWALATTVVGADQALDLTFFAIAVPISFLLALGPLTQVTPNFPLPAIVGTLAGLALLAGVLWLCRRPAAAALDAAGRRIVWLRARRARWTRFRQSVRQQWVLLLTGGRGRLAALLLLTTLQWLLRYSALWFILHELGYRLPLGFVLAVQAVVLHAALWTGVPAGGGGGDLALAAAFAPWVPRAAMATALVLWRFATLYCPLLLGALGFIALAWRRRPVSTVAQ, encoded by the coding sequence ATGACCCGCCTCCCCGTGCGCCATGCGGCGACGCTGCTGGCTGTGCTCGGCGTGGGACTGGCGATGGGCGCGCCTTTCATCCTGGGCGCACACGCGGTGCTGGCCGGACTGCGCAGCGTCTCCGTGCAGATCTTCGCGGTGCTGGCTGCGAGTGCCGCGCTAAGCGCCGCAGCGAAGGCCGGCAAGCTGCACCTGATGCAAACGGCGCTCGGACTCAAGCTGCGCTTCGCGCGCACCTTCACCGTAACCGTCGTCACCGATTTCGCATTTCTCGTCTCGCCACTGGGCGCGGCGGGCTATGGCGTCAACATGGGTTTGCTGCAGCGGGCGGGCGCGTCGTGGGCGCTCGCCACGACGGTGGTCGGCGCCGATCAGGCGCTCGATCTGACCTTCTTCGCCATCGCCGTGCCGATCTCGTTTCTGCTCGCGCTCGGTCCGCTCACCCAGGTGACGCCGAACTTTCCGTTGCCTGCGATCGTCGGCACCCTGGCAGGCCTCGCGCTCCTCGCGGGTGTGCTGTGGCTGTGCCGGCGTCCTGCCGCGGCGGCGCTGGACGCAGCCGGACGCCGCATAGTCTGGCTGCGTGCGCGGCGCGCCCGCTGGACCCGGTTTCGCCAAAGCGTGCGCCAGCAATGGGTGCTGCTGCTCACCGGCGGCCGCGGGCGGCTCGCCGCCCTGCTGCTGCTGACCACGCTGCAATGGCTGCTGCGTTATAGCGCGCTGTGGTTCATCCTGCATGAACTCGGCTACCGCTTGCCGCTTGGCTTTGTGCTCGCCGTGCAGGCCGTCGTCTTGCACGCGGCGCTCTGGACAGGCGTGCCGGCCGGCGGTGGCGGCGGAGATCTGGCGTTGGCGGCCGCGTTCGCGCCGTGGGTTCCGCGCGCGGCGATGGCCACCGCGTTGGTGCTATGGCGCTTTGCGACGCTCTATTGCCCGTTGCTGCTCGGTGCGCTGGGTTTCATTGCGCTGGCCTGGCGGCGCCGCCCTGTTTCGACCGTGGCGCAGTGA